In Rhodothermus bifroesti, a single genomic region encodes these proteins:
- the malQ gene encoding 4-alpha-glucanotransferase: MPRSSGILLHPTSLPGPYGIGDLGPAAYHFADFLAEAGQRLWQMLPLVPVGLGFSPYASPSTFAGNPLLISPDRLVEQGLLSPNDVSQRPNFPAERVDYDWVITYKHHLLEKAYATFEAHPDRIDETDFWLFCERQAFWLDDYALFMALKEAHGGAVWTEWPAELARRDPGALHHARQRLARAFRKHQFWQYLFHKQWMDLRAYCHQRGIRLMGDIPIYVAHDSADVWANPHLFHLDERGRPTVVAGVPPDYFSETGQRWGNPLYRWDVSRHTGHHWWTQRFAVLLERVDLIRLDHFRGFAAYWEIPASEPTAVHGRWVAGPGAEFFETIQQKLGPLPIVAENLGVITPDVTELMERFGFPGMAVLQFAFDEDASSTFLPHNYTRNLVAYTGTHDNDTIVGWWRGESKNTLPPEVVARAKAYARAYLDLDRKREREIHWTCIRALMASVADLVVFPLQDVLGLGSEARMNTPGTTGPHNWSWRVCASQLRPELAERLRRLTEIYGRLPSAA; the protein is encoded by the coding sequence ATGCCTCGCTCAAGTGGTATTTTGTTGCATCCTACCTCACTTCCAGGCCCTTATGGAATTGGCGATCTAGGGCCTGCCGCCTACCATTTTGCCGATTTTTTGGCCGAAGCGGGTCAACGGCTCTGGCAAATGCTTCCCCTAGTCCCTGTAGGCTTAGGCTTTTCTCCGTATGCTAGCCCGTCGACCTTTGCTGGAAATCCGCTGCTGATCAGTCCAGACCGCCTAGTCGAGCAGGGCTTACTCAGTCCTAACGACGTCTCTCAAAGACCTAATTTCCCAGCTGAACGCGTCGATTACGACTGGGTGATTACCTACAAGCATCATTTGCTCGAAAAAGCCTATGCAACGTTTGAGGCACATCCTGACCGCATCGACGAGACGGATTTTTGGCTCTTTTGTGAGCGACAGGCCTTCTGGCTCGACGATTATGCCCTCTTTATGGCGTTAAAAGAGGCGCATGGCGGTGCGGTTTGGACAGAGTGGCCCGCTGAGCTAGCCCGGCGCGATCCTGGAGCGTTGCACCATGCTCGCCAGCGCCTGGCACGTGCCTTCCGCAAGCACCAGTTCTGGCAGTATCTCTTTCACAAGCAGTGGATGGACCTGCGCGCCTACTGCCACCAGCGTGGTATCCGGCTGATGGGCGATATCCCAATCTACGTAGCCCACGACAGCGCCGACGTATGGGCCAACCCGCACCTTTTTCATCTAGACGAAAGGGGCCGGCCCACCGTTGTAGCTGGTGTGCCCCCCGACTACTTCAGTGAAACCGGTCAGCGCTGGGGCAATCCACTATACCGTTGGGACGTCTCCCGCCACACAGGCCATCACTGGTGGACCCAGCGCTTTGCTGTGCTTCTGGAACGCGTCGACCTGATTCGCCTCGATCACTTCCGCGGGTTTGCAGCATACTGGGAAATCCCTGCTAGCGAGCCTACAGCTGTCCACGGACGTTGGGTGGCTGGACCCGGTGCCGAGTTTTTCGAGACCATTCAGCAAAAGCTTGGTCCTCTGCCTATTGTGGCTGAAAACCTTGGGGTCATCACACCTGACGTCACCGAACTCATGGAACGTTTTGGTTTTCCAGGGATGGCTGTCCTTCAATTTGCCTTCGATGAGGATGCCTCCTCTACCTTTCTGCCGCACAACTACACCCGCAACCTGGTGGCCTATACCGGCACGCACGACAACGACACCATCGTGGGCTGGTGGCGCGGAGAAAGCAAAAACACGTTGCCCCCTGAAGTCGTTGCCCGCGCTAAGGCCTACGCCCGAGCTTACTTAGACCTGGATCGCAAGCGGGAGCGTGAGATCCATTGGACGTGCATCCGTGCACTTATGGCTTCGGTAGCCGACCTGGTGGTTTTCCCCTTACAAGACGTACTCGGCCTAGGCAGTGAAGCACGTATGAATACCCCCGGTACTACCGGTCCACACAACTGGTCCTGGCGCGTGTGTGCTAGCCAACTTCGCCCAGAGCTGGCCGAACGGCTGCGCAGGCTCACCGAAATCTACGGACGCCTGCCCTCAGCGGCCTAA
- a CDS encoding BCAM0308 family protein — translation MFRSSYGRKDRILKQRHRDAYWEHQKWPEPTRCTDCGAVFSGGRWTWMEVTEVVHEVRCPACRRTADRYPAGYVELSGAFWCAHQAEILNLVRNLEAQEKQTRPLERLMELDLQDGYCRITTTGVHLARRIGEALARAYQGKLDYSYADGDRVVRVQWRRD, via the coding sequence ATGTTTCGGAGCAGCTATGGCCGCAAGGATCGCATCTTAAAACAGCGGCACCGGGATGCTTACTGGGAGCATCAAAAGTGGCCTGAACCTACGCGATGCACAGACTGTGGTGCAGTGTTTAGTGGGGGACGGTGGACGTGGATGGAGGTTACAGAGGTGGTGCATGAGGTGCGGTGTCCGGCTTGCCGACGCACGGCCGATCGCTATCCGGCTGGTTATGTAGAGCTCAGTGGTGCGTTTTGGTGTGCCCATCAAGCAGAGATCCTCAATTTGGTGCGTAATCTAGAAGCGCAAGAAAAGCAGACGCGGCCGCTAGAGCGCTTGATGGAACTGGATCTCCAAGATGGCTACTGCCGGATTACGACCACAGGAGTGCATCTGGCCCGTCGTATTGGTGAAGCGCTGGCTCGGGCCTATCAGGGTAAGCTGGATTATAGCTATGCAGATGGGGACCGCGTCGTCCGTGTGCAGTGGCGGCGCGACTGA
- a CDS encoding pseudouridine-5'-phosphate glycosidase, translating into MMNAVVALESTVIAHGLPAPHNLDAAYRIEAAIRAEGARPCTIAILKGQVRLGLEPHELRYLATAEGVRKVSLRDLPVAVAQGCDGATTVAATLHLAWRAGISVMATGGIGGVHRSADGRPSMDISADLEALARIPAVVVCSGPKTILDLKATREQLETRGITTVGYRTHEMPAFYTATSGLPVDARCDTPEAVVALYQARLRLGLPGALVVTVPPPDRVAIPTAVLMPALEEALQEAERQGIAAEALTPFLLARLRERLGSRVLQANLALLEQNAIVAARIARALAMAALPLSPPASCAAITN; encoded by the coding sequence ATGATGAACGCTGTTGTTGCCTTAGAGTCGACGGTGATTGCGCATGGCCTACCCGCGCCTCACAATTTAGATGCAGCCTATCGCATCGAAGCGGCTATCCGCGCCGAAGGTGCCCGACCGTGCACCATTGCTATCCTTAAAGGCCAGGTGCGACTTGGGCTTGAGCCGCACGAATTGCGCTATCTAGCCACAGCCGAGGGCGTCCGCAAAGTTAGCCTACGCGACCTCCCTGTTGCCGTCGCTCAAGGATGCGATGGTGCCACCACGGTTGCTGCCACGCTACACTTGGCTTGGCGAGCGGGCATTTCGGTTATGGCTACTGGAGGTATTGGCGGTGTGCATCGCAGTGCCGATGGCCGTCCTTCGATGGACATCAGCGCTGATCTTGAAGCACTGGCGCGCATCCCAGCCGTGGTGGTGTGCTCAGGACCCAAAACGATTCTCGACCTCAAAGCTACACGCGAACAGCTAGAAACGCGCGGCATCACAACGGTAGGCTACCGTACTCATGAAATGCCCGCGTTTTACACTGCCACAAGCGGCCTACCGGTCGACGCGCGCTGCGACACACCGGAGGCTGTTGTCGCCCTCTACCAGGCACGCCTGCGTCTGGGCCTACCGGGCGCCTTAGTGGTTACTGTACCCCCTCCCGATCGCGTAGCTATCCCTACGGCAGTGCTCATGCCAGCGCTTGAAGAGGCCTTGCAAGAAGCCGAACGGCAGGGCATCGCAGCCGAAGCACTCACGCCTTTTCTGCTAGCTCGGTTGCGCGAACGCTTGGGGTCTCGCGTCCTACAGGCAAACCTTGCATTGCTAGAGCAAAACGCGATCGTTGCCGCTCGGATTGCGCGCGCCTTAGCTATGGCTGCTTTGCCCCTTTCACCCCCTGCAAGCTGCGCAGCGATAACAAATTGA
- a CDS encoding D-alanine--D-alanine ligase family protein, whose protein sequence is MQRLRVGVVFGGVSPEHEVSVITGLQAAAALDPDRYEVVPLYVAKDGSWYTGSVLLALEAYQDLDALRRLAIPVRFDPAVHGRLLLVDARPRRWPWQRPLRYLLDVVVLALHGGDGENGGVQGLCETLNVPYTGSGVLGSALGMDKVLSKLLCQQQGIPVVDFRWFREHEWAGQEEAWLDRLEAELGYPMVVKPARLGSSIGIQRVAERVALDAAIEEALRYDEKVLVERAVQHLREVNCAVLGDPSAARPSVLEEPVRSDPSKLLTFQDKYLRGQSKGGQGTKQPQGMASLERIIPAPLDPTQTQAIQEMAVRIFQLFECAGVARIDFLLDGDTGQVYFNEINTIPGSFSFYLWEPAGVPFDALMDELIRLAQKRHREKNGRVRSYDVNLLSLRSLQGVKGAKQP, encoded by the coding sequence ATGCAGCGATTACGCGTAGGCGTAGTTTTTGGCGGCGTCTCGCCAGAGCATGAGGTGTCTGTCATTACCGGGCTGCAAGCTGCTGCGGCGCTTGATCCGGACCGCTACGAGGTAGTGCCGCTGTACGTAGCCAAGGACGGTAGCTGGTACACCGGATCGGTGCTTTTGGCGCTGGAGGCCTACCAAGACCTGGACGCCTTGCGGCGATTGGCCATTCCCGTACGCTTTGATCCAGCTGTACACGGCCGCCTGTTGCTGGTGGATGCGCGCCCGCGTCGTTGGCCTTGGCAGCGCCCACTACGCTATTTGCTTGATGTGGTTGTGCTGGCCTTGCATGGCGGTGATGGCGAAAACGGCGGTGTGCAGGGATTGTGCGAGACGCTTAATGTGCCTTACACGGGCAGTGGCGTGCTGGGTTCAGCCTTGGGCATGGATAAAGTGCTCTCGAAGTTACTCTGCCAGCAGCAGGGCATTCCTGTGGTCGATTTCCGTTGGTTTCGTGAGCACGAATGGGCTGGTCAAGAGGAAGCTTGGCTAGATCGCCTAGAGGCTGAGTTGGGCTATCCCATGGTGGTCAAGCCGGCCCGTTTGGGATCGTCGATAGGGATTCAGCGTGTAGCAGAGCGCGTGGCACTGGATGCAGCAATCGAAGAAGCCTTGCGCTACGATGAAAAAGTGCTTGTTGAACGGGCCGTACAGCATCTACGGGAGGTTAACTGTGCCGTGCTGGGCGATCCTTCAGCAGCGCGTCCCAGCGTGCTCGAGGAGCCCGTACGCAGCGACCCATCGAAGCTGCTGACGTTTCAGGATAAGTATCTGCGAGGGCAAAGTAAGGGAGGCCAAGGGACAAAGCAGCCACAAGGTATGGCTTCGCTGGAACGCATAATTCCAGCACCCCTTGACCCGACACAAACGCAAGCTATCCAGGAGATGGCCGTCCGCATCTTTCAGCTTTTTGAATGTGCTGGTGTGGCCCGCATCGATTTTCTGCTGGATGGTGATACCGGTCAGGTGTATTTCAATGAGATTAATACCATTCCGGGTTCGTTTTCGTTTTACCTGTGGGAGCCAGCAGGCGTGCCGTTCGATGCACTAATGGATGAACTGATCCGACTGGCTCAGAAGCGCCATCGAGAGAAAAACGGCCGCGTGCGTTCTTACGACGTCAATTTGTTATCGCTGCGCAGCTTGCAGGGGGTGAAAGGGGCAAAGCAGCCATAG
- a CDS encoding dihydroorotase, whose amino-acid sequence MMSKAQKLPNLLLRGGILLDPETGKQQRADLLIRGGRIVRIAPSIEADDVAVYDATGKLISPGWIDMHVHLREPGQEHKETIETGCRAAAFGGFTAVACMPNTDPPIHTRDVVEFVIERGQHTPVDVYPIACVSKNREGKELTEMADLVEGGAVAFSDDGAPVQHSGLMRRALEYASMLDRAIINHMEDLTLNPHGHMHEGVVATRLGIPGIPSVAEEVMVARDLLLAEYTGGHVHVAHISTARSVELVRQAKARGVRVTAEVCPHHFTLTDEAVERSGFSTHTKMHPPLRTATDVAALKEGLRDGTIDAICTDHAPHASFEKEVEFIEAPFGIIGLETAWGLIGRELIAPGVLTLAEAVYKLTVAPRRILRLPVPRLAEGEPANLTVFDATTRWVFEERHIRSKSRNTPFLGETLVGRAWAIYNRGWFVSQEP is encoded by the coding sequence ATGATGTCGAAGGCGCAGAAGCTGCCTAACCTGCTTTTGCGGGGAGGCATTTTGCTAGATCCTGAGACTGGTAAGCAGCAGCGGGCTGATCTGTTGATTCGGGGCGGCCGCATTGTCCGCATCGCTCCGTCTATTGAGGCCGACGACGTTGCTGTCTACGATGCCACAGGAAAGCTGATTTCGCCAGGCTGGATCGATATGCACGTGCACTTACGCGAGCCCGGCCAGGAACATAAGGAAACCATTGAAACGGGATGCCGCGCAGCCGCCTTTGGTGGATTTACCGCCGTGGCTTGCATGCCCAATACCGACCCCCCTATCCACACCCGCGATGTTGTCGAGTTTGTCATTGAACGGGGGCAACACACGCCGGTTGACGTGTATCCGATCGCTTGTGTGTCGAAGAACCGGGAAGGGAAAGAGCTTACTGAAATGGCCGACCTGGTGGAAGGGGGAGCAGTAGCCTTTAGCGACGATGGCGCACCTGTGCAGCATAGTGGACTAATGCGCCGGGCTTTGGAATATGCTTCAATGCTTGATCGGGCCATCATCAATCATATGGAGGACCTGACGCTGAATCCACATGGCCACATGCACGAAGGCGTTGTGGCAACGCGCCTGGGTATTCCGGGTATTCCGTCGGTGGCCGAAGAGGTCATGGTCGCGCGCGACTTGTTGCTGGCCGAATATACAGGTGGGCATGTGCACGTAGCCCATATTTCCACGGCCCGGTCTGTTGAGCTGGTGCGTCAAGCTAAAGCCCGAGGGGTACGGGTAACGGCCGAAGTTTGCCCCCATCATTTCACGCTGACCGATGAGGCGGTTGAGCGTTCGGGCTTTTCAACCCATACCAAAATGCATCCGCCGCTGCGCACGGCAACCGATGTTGCAGCGCTTAAGGAAGGATTGCGTGATGGTACGATTGACGCGATCTGTACCGATCATGCGCCGCATGCCAGCTTTGAAAAGGAGGTTGAGTTCATTGAAGCCCCGTTTGGAATCATTGGTCTAGAGACCGCTTGGGGGCTGATCGGCCGTGAGCTGATTGCTCCGGGGGTTTTGACGCTCGCTGAAGCAGTCTACAAGCTAACCGTAGCCCCACGGCGCATCCTTCGGCTTCCCGTACCGCGCCTGGCTGAAGGCGAGCCAGCCAACCTGACGGTCTTTGATGCGACTACGCGCTGGGTTTTTGAAGAGCGACACATTCGCTCGAAAAGCCGAAATACACCGTTTCTTGGCGAAACGCTGGTTGGGCGCGCGTGGGCGATCTATAACCGTGGCTGGTTTGTATCTCAGGAGCCTTAG
- a CDS encoding S9 family peptidase gives MMRRALVHCLLLSAGLFWVSVAAAQQTAQTRQRLTLEDIHASRKFAGEFFEGGRWAEEGPVILYIEPDAQTGATHLVRYNLETGQRERLIDGNRLYASDVGRLVQIEDYAYSRDGRRVLIYTDSEPVWRYNTKGFYYLYDIASGTLRPISDRAKGFQMFAKLSPNGRQVAFVRDRNLYLVDLESGQEVPLTVDGRPESIINGTFDWVYEEEFGLRDGWAWSPDGRYIAFFKLDESHVPAFTMVDLREYYPKSITFRYPKAGQPNSEIQIGVIDLQTGQVRFFDTDTWYEDDSPYEYLARMGWTPAIDGRFYVWMFRMNREQNHLELLYGDPATMRVRKVLEERASAWLEVETGFTDLQAGQLTYLNDGQHFVWISERDGYRHLYLYRNDGTLVRQLTQGAWDVTDFHGVDEVGGWVYFTATIEGPRERHLYRVPLQPGASNGQAFGPQRISQEPGTHEVSLSRDFRYYIDVHTRFLQPPVVTLRRISGEQLAVLVGNEALQQRLKAYKLRPPEFFTVPGADGTPLEAYLIKPSDFDSTKQYPLLLYVYGGPGSQTVVDDWGGARMLWHYYLAEELGILVASVDNRGTGARGYAFKTATYRRLGQLEAQDQIAAAKALAQRSYVDPDRIGIWGWSYGGYLTLMAMLYGDGPQVFRVGVSVAPVTDWRLYDTIYTERYMSTPQQNPEGYRLGAPLTYADRLAERQRLLLIHGDLDDNVHFQNAVLMAEALQRAGKQFAFMVYPGRNHGIYGGNTRLHLFTLITGFLEENLVNPR, from the coding sequence ATGATGCGTCGTGCATTGGTGCATTGCCTACTGCTAAGCGCGGGGCTGTTTTGGGTTTCGGTTGCTGCAGCCCAGCAAACCGCGCAAACCCGCCAGCGGCTAACGCTGGAAGACATTCACGCTTCGCGCAAATTTGCGGGTGAATTTTTTGAAGGTGGGCGCTGGGCTGAAGAGGGGCCGGTGATCCTCTACATTGAGCCGGATGCGCAAACTGGCGCCACGCATCTCGTGCGCTACAATTTGGAGACGGGTCAGCGTGAACGCCTGATTGATGGCAATCGACTCTATGCCTCGGATGTTGGGCGTTTGGTTCAGATTGAAGACTACGCCTACAGCCGTGATGGTCGCCGGGTGCTTATTTACACAGATTCGGAGCCTGTATGGCGCTACAATACCAAGGGCTTTTACTACCTCTATGATATCGCTTCGGGGACGCTGCGGCCGATAAGTGACCGAGCCAAAGGCTTTCAGATGTTTGCCAAGCTCAGTCCAAATGGCCGTCAGGTTGCTTTTGTGCGGGATCGCAATCTCTACCTGGTGGATCTGGAAAGCGGCCAAGAAGTGCCGCTTACCGTCGATGGTAGGCCCGAAAGCATCATCAATGGCACGTTCGATTGGGTCTACGAAGAGGAGTTCGGTCTGCGGGATGGCTGGGCCTGGAGTCCAGATGGGCGCTACATTGCGTTCTTTAAGCTCGACGAATCGCACGTGCCAGCGTTTACCATGGTGGACCTGCGGGAGTACTATCCGAAGTCGATTACGTTTCGCTATCCCAAAGCCGGCCAGCCCAATAGCGAAATTCAAATTGGCGTTATTGACTTGCAGACTGGTCAGGTGCGCTTTTTTGACACAGATACCTGGTATGAAGACGACAGTCCCTACGAATATCTGGCGCGTATGGGCTGGACGCCAGCTATTGATGGTCGCTTCTACGTGTGGATGTTTCGCATGAATCGCGAGCAGAACCATCTGGAGCTGCTCTATGGCGACCCTGCCACGATGCGTGTGCGCAAAGTACTGGAGGAACGCGCTTCAGCCTGGCTTGAGGTAGAAACAGGTTTTACCGATCTGCAGGCAGGCCAGCTCACTTACCTGAATGATGGGCAGCATTTTGTGTGGATCAGTGAGCGTGATGGATACCGCCACCTGTACCTATATCGCAACGATGGCACGCTAGTTCGCCAGCTGACGCAAGGGGCTTGGGATGTTACGGATTTTCACGGTGTTGATGAAGTGGGCGGCTGGGTATACTTTACCGCCACGATCGAAGGGCCGCGTGAACGTCACTTATACCGCGTGCCGTTGCAGCCGGGTGCTTCAAATGGGCAAGCTTTCGGGCCGCAACGCATTAGCCAAGAGCCTGGAACGCATGAGGTCAGCCTATCCCGGGACTTCCGTTACTACATCGATGTGCATACGCGCTTTTTGCAGCCGCCCGTGGTTACCCTGCGCCGCATAAGTGGCGAGCAGCTTGCGGTGTTGGTAGGCAATGAAGCCTTGCAGCAGCGCCTTAAGGCTTACAAGCTGCGACCTCCAGAATTTTTTACGGTGCCCGGTGCCGACGGCACGCCACTGGAAGCTTACCTCATTAAACCTTCAGATTTTGACTCCACCAAGCAATATCCGCTGTTGCTCTACGTCTATGGTGGTCCGGGCTCGCAGACGGTGGTGGATGACTGGGGCGGGGCACGCATGCTTTGGCACTACTATTTGGCCGAAGAGCTGGGTATTCTGGTAGCTAGCGTGGATAACCGGGGTACAGGAGCCCGGGGCTATGCCTTTAAGACGGCCACCTATCGTAGGCTAGGGCAGCTTGAAGCCCAAGATCAGATTGCAGCAGCCAAAGCGCTGGCCCAGCGTTCCTATGTCGATCCCGATCGCATAGGCATTTGGGGTTGGAGCTATGGAGGGTATCTGACGCTGATGGCCATGCTTTATGGGGACGGGCCACAAGTCTTTCGCGTTGGGGTATCGGTTGCGCCTGTAACCGATTGGCGGCTCTACGATACGATCTATACCGAACGTTACATGTCCACACCCCAACAGAACCCAGAGGGCTACCGCTTAGGCGCGCCGCTTACGTACGCGGATCGGCTTGCTGAGCGTCAGCGGTTGTTGCTGATTCATGGCGATCTGGACGATAATGTGCATTTTCAAAATGCGGTTTTAATGGCCGAGGCGCTACAGCGGGCTGGAAAGCAATTTGCTTTCATGGTGTATCCTGGCCGAAACCACGGTATCTATGGGGGGAACACCCGGTTGCATCTGTTCACGCTCATTACGGGTTTTCTTGAGGAAAACCTGGTGAATCCCCGCTGA
- a CDS encoding plastocyanin/azurin family copper-binding protein: protein MRYFLSMLLVIGWAAQAEPVKEIVIEPVGDELKFKQTEFTVQPGETVRLIFKNTAKVMPHNVVVLNTSSPAVVNRVGTAAITAKDYVPDDPAILAYTKLAQPGETVEVTFKAPATPGRYRYICTFPGHFSMMQGTMVVAPKPAS, encoded by the coding sequence ATGCGGTATTTCCTTAGCATGCTGCTTGTGATAGGATGGGCAGCACAGGCCGAGCCTGTAAAGGAGATCGTGATTGAGCCTGTGGGGGATGAGCTAAAGTTTAAGCAAACGGAGTTTACGGTGCAGCCTGGGGAGACGGTGCGGCTGATTTTTAAGAATACGGCGAAGGTTATGCCGCACAATGTGGTGGTGCTGAACACGAGCAGCCCGGCTGTGGTCAACCGGGTGGGCACGGCTGCTATCACAGCCAAAGATTACGTGCCCGACGATCCGGCCATTTTGGCTTACACCAAGCTAGCGCAGCCTGGGGAAACCGTCGAGGTAACGTTCAAAGCACCAGCAACTCCTGGTCGGTATCGCTATATCTGCACGTTTCCTGGTCACTTCTCGATGATGCAGGGGACCATGGTGGTGGCCCCTAAACCCGCAAGCTAA
- the nirK gene encoding copper-containing nitrite reductase — protein sequence MKASSRRDFLKGLGVAAAGGLMTSGWALEAAGSRRRVPVIGPMGRRVDRVAADPAAIPPPIHRDVPVTHDITLRVEEVVAEIEPEVTFNFMTFNGQVPGPLIRVRQGDVVNLTLENPATNHMPHNVDFHAVYGPGGGAAHTLVAPGQSRTIRFRCLYPGAYVYHCAVPDMDYHISSGMFGMILVEPPEGLPPVDREFYLGQHELYTDKLPGEPGHHNFDFEKLFEEKPTYVLFNGAKNGLTAERYGPMKAKVGETVRIFLAVGGPNLTSAFHPIGNVFTHAWREGAIQSNPERNVQTVAIPPGSCGIFHMRLPVPGPVVLVDHALTRVARKGLKAVIDVEGPEQPDIYNAMGNMVLGAH from the coding sequence ATGAAAGCCAGCTCGCGCCGTGATTTTCTCAAGGGTTTAGGGGTAGCCGCTGCCGGTGGTCTGATGACATCGGGGTGGGCGTTAGAAGCTGCAGGCAGCCGCCGTCGCGTTCCGGTCATAGGACCGATGGGTCGTCGTGTGGATCGTGTGGCGGCCGATCCCGCGGCCATTCCGCCACCGATTCACCGCGATGTGCCGGTTACGCATGACATTACGTTACGGGTTGAAGAGGTCGTTGCTGAAATTGAGCCCGAGGTCACGTTTAACTTTATGACTTTTAATGGTCAGGTGCCGGGTCCGCTCATTCGGGTGCGCCAGGGCGATGTGGTCAACCTGACGCTGGAGAATCCGGCAACGAACCACATGCCGCACAATGTGGATTTTCACGCCGTCTACGGACCCGGTGGTGGGGCAGCGCATACGCTGGTAGCGCCTGGGCAGTCACGCACAATTCGCTTCCGCTGCTTGTATCCGGGCGCGTACGTTTACCACTGCGCTGTGCCCGACATGGATTACCATATCTCCAGCGGCATGTTTGGTATGATCCTCGTCGAGCCACCCGAAGGGCTGCCACCGGTTGACCGAGAGTTTTATCTCGGGCAGCACGAGCTCTACACCGACAAGTTGCCGGGAGAGCCTGGGCACCACAACTTCGACTTTGAGAAGCTTTTTGAGGAAAAGCCTACCTATGTGCTGTTTAATGGCGCCAAAAATGGTCTGACGGCCGAGCGCTATGGTCCAATGAAGGCCAAGGTAGGCGAGACAGTGCGCATCTTTTTGGCTGTAGGCGGGCCGAACTTGACGAGTGCTTTTCATCCGATTGGGAACGTATTCACGCATGCATGGCGCGAAGGCGCCATCCAAAGCAATCCTGAGCGGAATGTACAAACGGTAGCCATTCCGCCTGGGAGCTGTGGCATTTTCCACATGCGGCTGCCTGTGCCTGGGCCCGTGGTGTTGGTTGACCACGCACTAACGCGGGTAGCCCGCAAAGGACTAAAAGCGGTTATCGATGTCGAAGGGCCAGAGCAGCCCGACATTTACAACGCCATGGGGAACATGGTCCTTGGGGCTCACTGA
- a CDS encoding SixA phosphatase family protein translates to MLIYFVRHAEAYPAAPGQSDAERPLTEAGLATARKLGQTLHHLGCKPPAVHTSPYLRARQTAQAIAQALQVPIVEERLLAPGCRPAALEAFLQTHAPADRVLVVGHQPDLGELIRWLTGAAVRLPPGGLAVVETPAIREAAGTLIGLYDPAWLLGAPSLG, encoded by the coding sequence ATGCTGATCTACTTCGTTCGTCATGCGGAAGCTTACCCTGCTGCGCCGGGACAGTCCGATGCCGAACGTCCGCTGACCGAAGCAGGTCTGGCAACCGCTCGAAAGTTGGGGCAAACGCTGCATCACCTTGGCTGCAAGCCACCAGCAGTGCATACCAGCCCCTACCTACGAGCACGGCAGACAGCGCAAGCCATCGCCCAGGCGCTGCAGGTTCCCATTGTTGAGGAGCGACTGTTGGCGCCAGGTTGCAGACCAGCCGCGTTGGAAGCCTTTCTCCAAACCCATGCTCCAGCAGACCGCGTGCTGGTCGTGGGTCATCAGCCCGACTTGGGCGAACTCATTCGCTGGTTGACCGGCGCAGCTGTTCGATTGCCACCAGGGGGATTAGCGGTTGTAGAAACGCCGGCTATCCGAGAAGCCGCAGGCACCCTCATAGGACTTTACGATCCAGCCTGGCTTTTAGGAGCACCTTCCTTGGGTTGA
- a CDS encoding NRDE family protein: MCLVLLAYHQHTRYRLVLAANRDEYYARPSAAAHWWPDAPMVLGGRDLEAGGTWLGITRQGRLALVTNYREPDRRTAGNRSRGWLTRDFLLGHMDPQTYLRYVLAQGEVYNGFNLLVGNGQTLVYGSNRQQEIEVLRPGVYGLSNHLLGTRWPKVTRGLAAFNAILEQDTINPETLLHLLADRRPAPEAALTQTALEAELERRLSAIFVVSPAYGTRAATVLLWTYDGSVTFAERTFGPEGRCLETRIYQLNLSTP, from the coding sequence ATGTGTTTGGTACTCTTGGCGTATCATCAGCACACCCGTTACCGGTTAGTACTGGCGGCCAACCGGGATGAATACTACGCCCGGCCGTCCGCAGCAGCGCATTGGTGGCCTGATGCCCCAATGGTGTTGGGCGGACGCGACCTAGAGGCTGGCGGCACGTGGCTAGGCATTACGCGTCAGGGGCGCCTGGCTTTAGTTACAAACTATCGCGAACCAGATCGCCGCACCGCTGGTAACCGTTCCCGGGGATGGCTAACACGAGATTTTTTACTGGGTCACATGGATCCCCAAACCTACCTACGGTACGTGCTTGCTCAAGGCGAAGTCTACAATGGTTTCAACCTACTTGTCGGAAATGGGCAAACCTTGGTTTATGGCTCCAACCGGCAACAGGAAATTGAAGTGCTCCGGCCTGGCGTATACGGCTTGAGCAATCACCTGCTGGGCACGCGTTGGCCTAAGGTAACGCGCGGCTTAGCCGCTTTTAACGCCATCCTCGAGCAGGACACCATAAACCCCGAGACCTTGCTACACCTGCTGGCTGACCGCAGGCCGGCACCCGAGGCGGCATTGACGCAGACTGCGCTGGAAGCCGAATTAGAGCGGCGCCTTTCGGCGATCTTTGTGGTTAGTCCTGCTTATGGAACACGTGCGGCCACGGTTCTCCTGTGGACTTATGACGGCAGCGTAACCTTTGCAGAACGTACGTTTGGCCCTGAAGGGCGTTGCTTAGAGACGCGAATCTATCAGCTCAACCTCAGTACGCCCTGA